The segment TGCGACTAATGCAGCCCTGTGAACGGGACCTCTCCTCCGGCCTCAGAGACTACTATGATGCACTGGCCCCTGTCTACGACATCAAGTACACACATCCCAGCATACAGCATATGCGTCGTGTCGAGTGGATGGCGGTCTCACGCTTCCTTCGCCCCGGAATGAGAACGGCCCTAGACTTGGGATGCGGCACCGGGCTGTACACTTGCAGGATTGCGCTTCAAGGGCTTTATGTGACAGGCGTGGACATCTCTTCAGAGATGCTCGTTCGTGCCCGAAGGCGAGCCGAGGAGCAGGGCGTTGCTGGGAGGGCTCAGTTCGTCGCAGCCAACCTTGAGGAGTTCGAGCAGGACGAGGACTTTGACCTTATAGTGTCCATGTTCGGCCCCCTAAGTCACGTCCGGGACCTCACCGCAGCCCTACGAAGGGTCAGGAAC is part of the Candidatus Thorarchaeota archaeon genome and harbors:
- a CDS encoding class I SAM-dependent methyltransferase, coding for MRLMQPCERDLSSGLRDYYDALAPVYDIKYTHPSIQHMRRVEWMAVSRFLRPGMRTALDLGCGTGLYTCRIALQGLYVTGVDISSEMLVRARRRAEEQGVAGRAQFVAANLEEFEQDEDFDLIVSMFGPLSHVRDLTAALRRVRN